Below is a window of Halalkalicoccus subterraneus DNA.
CGAGGTACGGGACGACGACGAGGGCGACGGAGGCGGGGAGTTTTCGGGGCTCGTGGCGACCGAACGCGAGCGCCCGACGCCCGGACCGGGCGAGGCGCTCGTCCGGATGGACGCCTGTGCGCTCAACTACCGTGATCTGGCGGTCGCGAGCGCCGAGCTGGCCTACCCGGGGGTGGAGTACCCCGTCATACCCCTCTCGGATGGTGCCGGCGAGGTCGTCGAACTCGGTGGGGACGTCGATCGGTTCGCGGAGGGCGACCGGGTCGCGACGGCCTTCTTCCCCGACTGGATCGACGGTCCGCTGACCCCGGGCGATAACCACCGCTCGCCGGGCGGCACCATGGACGGCACCCTCGCCGAGTATATCACCTACCCCGCCGAGGCCCTCGTCGAGGTCCCCGACTACCTCACGATCGAGGAGGCGGGCTCGCTGACCTGCGCGGCCGTGACGGCCTGGACGGCGCTCGCCGAACACGGCGAGCTGACCGCCGGCGAGCGCGTGCTCTGTTTGGGCACGGGCGGTGTCTCGACGTTCGCCCTGCAGTTCGCCGTGGCCCAGGGTGCCGAGACGGTCGTGACCTCCTCGAGCGACGCGAAGCTCGAACGCGCCCGCGAGCTGGGCGCCGACCGCACGCTGAACTACGAGGAGACGCCCGACTGGGGTGAGGCGGTGAGCGAGATGACCGACGGCGGCGTCGACCACGTGATCGAGATCGGCGGCCAAGGGACCTTGGAACGGTCGCTCCGTGCGACCGGCCCCGACGGCGAGGTCCACCTCATCGGCGTGCTCACAGGTATTTCCGGCGAGGTCGACCCCGCGCCGATCATGAACACTCCCCTGTCGGTTCGCGGAGTGAGCGTCGGCAGCCGCGGCGCGTTCGAGCGGATGCTCACGGCGATGGAGAGCGCGGAGGTTCGCCCGGAAATCGACCGGACCGTCGGGTTCGACGAGGCCCACGAGGCCTACCGGTACGTCCGAGACGGTGCCCATCAGGGGAAGGTCGCGATCACCATCGACTGAGGCCGTCCCCGAAGGTCCTTATCCGCCCGCCGTGTAGCCCCGGTCGATGCTGCTGGTGCTGTGTGTCGACCTGGACGACGACATCGGCCGAAAGACCGGCTTCGATACCCCGGTCGTGGGCCGCGAGCCCTGCGAGGCTGCCGCCGTCGCGCTCGCCACCGCCGACCCCGAGGACTCGGACGTCAACGTCCTCTTCCAGGGCGTCCACCTCTACGACGAGCTCGCGAGCGAGGGCGAGGCCGTCGAGGTCGCCGCCATCACCGGCAACGCCAAGGCCGACGTGAGCGCCAACCGTGAGGTCGGGAACGAACTCGACCGCGTGCTCGCGGGGCTCGCGACCGGCGAGTCGATCTCCGCGATCATCGTCACCGACGGCGCCCAGGACGAGAGCGTCATCC
It encodes the following:
- a CDS encoding zinc-dependent alcohol dehydrogenase family protein; protein product: MKAYEVRDDDEGDGGGEFSGLVATERERPTPGPGEALVRMDACALNYRDLAVASAELAYPGVEYPVIPLSDGAGEVVELGGDVDRFAEGDRVATAFFPDWIDGPLTPGDNHRSPGGTMDGTLAEYITYPAEALVEVPDYLTIEEAGSLTCAAVTAWTALAEHGELTAGERVLCLGTGGVSTFALQFAVAQGAETVVTSSSDAKLERARELGADRTLNYEETPDWGEAVSEMTDGGVDHVIEIGGQGTLERSLRATGPDGEVHLIGVLTGISGEVDPAPIMNTPLSVRGVSVGSRGAFERMLTAMESAEVRPEIDRTVGFDEAHEAYRYVRDGAHQGKVAITID